One Streptomyces sp. ML-6 genomic region harbors:
- the lanA gene encoding SCO0268 family class II lanthipeptide, with amino-acid sequence MRTEMILTNDATDLDLDLRIAEAPDQTQEIGGGTYTSPSSYAIGTRCPVCCV; translated from the coding sequence ATGCGCACCGAAATGATTCTCACCAACGACGCCACCGACCTGGACCTGGACCTCCGCATCGCAGAGGCCCCCGACCAGACGCAGGAGATCGGCGGCGGTACCTACACCTCTCCGAGCAGCTACGCGATCGGCACCCGCTGTCCCGTCTGCTGCGTCTGA